In Mastigocladopsis repens PCC 10914, a single window of DNA contains:
- a CDS encoding DUF4351 domain-containing protein, whose product MTSERERVDNDSPWKEILEAYFPQAMQFFFPQTAALINWERPHEFLDKEFQQIARNAEQGRRYADKLVKVWQIQGQEIWLLIHVEIQAKPEDNFAQRMFSYNLRIFDRFAKPAISLAILCDTDPEWRPNQYSYNYPDTSLHFKFGTIKLLDYQNRWTQLEKSNNPFATVVMAHLKTQQTSKKPGERKTWKFSLIRRLYELGFPEKDIRNLYRFVDWVMILPKALEAEFWQDFKEFEQERTMGYITTGERIGYERGKQEGGQIIILRLLQRRVGELSQEVKKQVQALSQEDLEALGEALLDFTAMGDLLNWLQAHPNEAEN is encoded by the coding sequence ATGACCTCCGAACGCGAAAGGGTCGATAATGATTCACCGTGGAAAGAAATCTTAGAAGCCTACTTTCCCCAAGCAATGCAATTCTTCTTTCCTCAAACAGCTGCATTAATTAATTGGGAACGTCCCCATGAATTTCTTGATAAGGAATTTCAACAAATAGCCCGCAATGCTGAACAAGGAAGAAGATACGCAGATAAATTAGTCAAAGTTTGGCAAATTCAAGGACAGGAAATTTGGCTGTTAATCCATGTCGAGATTCAGGCGAAACCGGAAGATAACTTTGCTCAAAGAATGTTTTCCTACAACCTACGAATTTTTGACAGATTTGCCAAACCAGCCATTAGTTTAGCAATTTTGTGTGATACAGACCCGGAATGGCGACCAAATCAATACAGTTATAATTATCCTGATACGAGTCTGCATTTTAAATTTGGAACCATCAAACTTCTCGATTATCAAAACCGTTGGACTCAATTAGAGAAGAGCAATAATCCTTTTGCAACGGTTGTGATGGCACATTTGAAAACACAGCAGACGAGTAAAAAACCAGGAGAACGCAAAACTTGGAAATTTAGCTTAATTCGCCGATTGTACGAATTAGGTTTTCCAGAAAAAGATATTCGTAACCTTTACCGCTTCGTGGATTGGGTTATGATTTTACCAAAAGCATTAGAAGCAGAGTTTTGGCAAGATTTTAAGGAGTTTGAGCAGGAGCGTACTATGGGTTACATTACCACAGGTGAGCGCATAGGCTACGAGCGTGGGAAACAAGAAGGGGGACAGATTATCATTCTACGACTACTACAAAGACGAGTAGGAGAGCTATCTCAAGAGGTGAAAAAGCAAGTACAGGCTCTTTCACAGGAAGATTTAGAAGCACTTGGCGAAGCGTTACTAGATTTTACAGCAATGGGTGACTTGCTCAATTGGTTACAAGCACATCCTAATGAAGCTGAAAATTAG